A DNA window from Procambarus clarkii isolate CNS0578487 chromosome 75, FALCON_Pclarkii_2.0, whole genome shotgun sequence contains the following coding sequences:
- the LOC138356990 gene encoding uncharacterized protein: MVRVEEAWVMVRVGEAWVMVRVGEARVMVRVGEAWVMVRVEEAWVMVRVEEAWVMVRVEEAWVMVRVEEARVMVRVEEAWVMVRVEEARVMVRVGEARVMVRVEEAWVMVRVEEAWVMVRVEEAWVMVRVGEARVMVRVGEARVMMRVWEARVMVRVEEAWVMVRVEEAWVMVRVEEAWVMVRVGEAWVMVRVGEARVMVRVGEARVMVRVEEARVMVRLEEARVMVRVEEARVMVRVGEARVMVRVEEARVMVRVGEAWVMVRVGEARVMVRVGEARVMVRVGEARVMVRVGEARVMVRVEEAWVMVRVGEAWVMVWVGEARVMVRVEEAWVIVRVGEAWVMVRVEEARVMVRVEEAWVMVRVEEARVMVWVEEARVMVWVEEARVMVRVEEAWVMVRVEEARVMVRVEEARVMVRVGEAWVMVRVGEAWVMVRVGEARVMVRVEEARVMVRVGEAWVMVRVEEAWVMVRVWEAWVMVRVEEARVMVRVGEAWVMVRVEEARVMVRVEEARVMVRVGEAWVMVRVGEAWVMVRVEEAWVMVRVEEAWVMVRVEEAWVMMRVEEAWVMVRVEEAWVMVRVEEAWVMVRVEEAWAMVRVEEAWVMVRVEEARVMVRVEDAWVMVRVEEAWVMVRVEEAWVMVRVEEARVMVRVEDARVMVRVEEAWVMVRVEEAWVMVQVEEAWVMVRMEDARVMVRVEEAWVMVRVEEAWVMVRVEDAWVMVRVEEAWVMVRVGDAWVMVRVGEARVMVRVGEARVMVRVGEARVLVRVEEPGSWCGWGKPGSWCGWGKPGSWCGWGKPGSWCGWGKPGSWCGWGKPGSWCGWRKPGSWCGWRKPGLWCGWGKPGSW; the protein is encoded by the coding sequence ATGGTGCGGGTGGAGGAAGCCTGGGTCATGGTGCGGGTGGGGGAAGCCTGGGTCATGGTGCGGGTAGGGGAAGCCCGGGTCATGGTGCGGGTGGGGGAAGCCTGGGTCATGGTGCGGGTGGAGGAAGCCTGGGTCATGGTGCGGGTGGAGGAAGCCTGGGTCATGGTGCGGGTGGAGGAAGCCTGGGTCATGGTGCGGGTGGAGGAAGCCCGGGTCATGGTGCGGGTGGAGGAAGCCTGGGTCATGGTGCGGGTGGAGGAAGCCCGGGTCATGGTGCGGGTGGGGGAAGCCCGGGTCATGGTGCGGGTGGAGGAAGCCTGGGTCATGGTGCGGGTGGAGGAAGCCTGGGTCATGGTGCGGGTGGAGGAAGCTTGGGTCATGGTGCGGGTGGGGGAAGCCCGGGTCATGGTGCGGGTGGGGGAAGCCCGGGTCATGATGCGGGTGTGGGAAGCCCGGGTCATGGTGCGGGTGGAGGAAGCCTGGGTCATGGTGCGGGTGGAGGAAGCTTGGGTCATGGTGCGGGTGGAGGAAGCCTGGGTCATGGTGCGGGTAGGGGAAGCCTGGGTCATGGTGCGGGTAGGGGAAGCCCGGGTCATGGTGCGGGTAGGGGAAGCCCGGGTCATGGTGCGGGTGGAGGAAGCCCGGGTCATGGTGCGGTTGGAGGAAGCCCGGGTCATGGTGCGGGTGGAGGAAGCCCGGGTCATGGTGCGGGTGGGGGAAGCCCGGGTCATGGTGCGGGTGGAGGAAGCCCGGGTCATGGTGCGGGTGGGGGAAGCCTGGGTCATGGTGCGGGTGGGGGAAGCCCGGGTCATGGTGCGGGTGGGGGAAGCCCGGGTCATGGTGCGGGTGGGGGAAGCCCGGGTCATGGTGCGGGTGGGGGAAGCCCGGGTCATGGTGCGGGTGGAGGAAGCCTGGGTCATGGTGCGGGTGGGGGAAGCCTGGGTCATGGTGTGGGTGGGGGAAGCCCGGGTCATGGTGCGGGTGGAGGAAGCCTGGGTCATTGTGCGGGTAGGGGAAGCCTGGGTCATGGTGCGGGTGGAGGAAGCCAGGGTCATGGTGCGGGTGGAGGAAGCCTGGGTCATGGTGCGGGTGGAGGAAGCCAGGGTCATGGTGTGGGTGGAGGAAGCCCGGGTCATGGTGTGGGTGGAGGAAGCCCGGGTCATGGTGCGGGTGGAGGAAGCCTGGGTCATGGTGCGGGTGGAGGAAGCCAGGGTCATGGTGCGGGTGGAGGAAGCCCGGGTCATGGTGCGGGTGGGGGAAGCCTGGGTCATGGTGCGGGTAGGGGAAGCCTGGGTCATGGTGCGGGTAGGGGAAGCCCGGGTCATGGTGCGGGTGGAGGAAGCCCGGGTCATGGTGCGGGTGGGGGAAGCCTGGGTCATGGTGCGGGTGGAGGAAGCCTGGGTCATGGTGCGGGTGTGGGAAGCCTGGGTCATGGTGCGGGTGGAGGAAGCCCGGGTCATGGTGCGGGTGGGGGAAGCCTGGGTCATGGTGCGGGTGGAGGAAGCCAGGGTCATGGTGCGGGTGGAGGAAGCCCGGGTCATGGTGCGGGTGGGGGAAGCCTGGGTCATGGTGCGGGTGGGGGAAGCCTGGGTCATGGTGCGGGTGGAGGAAGCCTGGGTCATGGTGCGGGTGGAGGAAGCCTGGGTCATGGTGCGGGTGGAGGAAGCCTGGGTCATGATGCGGGTGGAGGAAGCCTGGGTCATGGTGCGGGTGGAGGAAGCCTGGGTCATGGTGCGGGTGGAGGAAGCCTGGGTCATGGTGCGGGTGGAGGAAGCCTGGGCCATGGTGCGGGTGGAGGAAGCCTGGGTCATGGTGCGGGTGGAGGAAGCCCGGGTCATGGTGCGGGTGGAAGATGCCTGGGTCATGGTGCGGGTGGAGGAAGCCTGGGTCATGGTGCGGGTGGAGGAAGCCTGGGTCATGGTGCGGGTGGAGGAAGCCAGGGTCATGGTGCGGGTGGAAGATGCCCGGGTCATGGTGCGGGTGGAGGAAGCCTGGGTCATGGTGCGGGTGGAGGAAGCCTGGGTCATGGTGCAGGTGGAGGAAGCCTGGGTCATGGTGCGGATGGAAGATGCCCGGGTCATGGTGCGGGTGGAGGAAGCCTGGGTCATGGTGCGGGTGGAGGAAGCCTGGGTCATGGTGCGGGTGGAAGATGCCTGGGTCATGGTGCGGGTGGAGGAAGCCTGGGTCATGGTGCGGGTGGGGGATGCCTGGGTCATGGTGCGGGTGGGGGAAGCCAGGGTCATGGTGCGGGTGGGGGAAGCCAGGGTCATGGTGCGGGTGGGGGAAGCCCGGGTCTTGGTGCGGGTGGAGGAGCCTGGGTCATGGTGCGGGTGGGGGAAGCCTGGGTCATGGTGCGGGTGGGGGAAGCCTGGGTCATGGTGCGGGTGGGGGAAGCCTGGGTCATGGTGCGGGTGGGGGAAGCCTGGGTCATGGTGCGGGTGGGGGAAGCCTGGGTCATGGTGCGGGTGGAGGAAGCCTGGGTCATGGTGCGGGTGGAGGAAGCCTGGGTTATGGTGCGGGTGGGGGAAGCCTGGGTCATGGTGA